A window of the Streptomyces sp. JB150 genome harbors these coding sequences:
- a CDS encoding DNA sulfur modification protein DndB, giving the protein MSLTMPTAVIEGTQLTVAPFRSDAVVGTMSVPTLVQLVPSPRAEEDPRKLKAASGLVRRHAEMRATVQRTLKSSQKGKNVRPYAEYIAAGLKGELGAAWSTPPVTLWHAGPLAAISDELVPGSGLRTLTIAPGTMVIAIDGETQTTAWHDLYDDPEAYGLTYPELSQVRIPFELYIDLAPADARQIFYDRNVQGVAVAKNLAMSMDQRDFGTRLAHLVADSVRVDVDGQRVPFARLVNVSKRQVSASDREVVTLSALRALVVTALYGRNGLQRSAESVHEDELPAGYRTEQVEAAVVPVLGELITRHARDFIERTAITAPAVLAGIGIAVHHAMPWSDPASAFRTDDLVRLLDGIRWEREAKYWDGVAAKTGTSGRLNFSGGVKDSGGRVADAILYPATEAGRRIRGL; this is encoded by the coding sequence ATGAGCCTGACCATGCCGACCGCCGTGATCGAGGGAACCCAGCTCACGGTCGCGCCGTTCCGTTCCGACGCCGTCGTGGGGACCATGTCCGTTCCGACGCTCGTCCAGCTCGTGCCCTCGCCCCGTGCCGAGGAGGACCCGCGCAAGCTCAAGGCGGCCTCGGGCCTGGTGCGACGTCACGCGGAGATGAGGGCCACTGTGCAGCGCACGCTGAAGTCCTCGCAGAAGGGCAAGAACGTCCGCCCCTACGCCGAGTACATCGCTGCCGGTCTCAAGGGCGAGCTCGGTGCTGCCTGGTCCACGCCGCCGGTCACCCTGTGGCACGCCGGACCGCTCGCCGCCATCAGTGACGAACTCGTCCCCGGCAGCGGCCTGCGGACCCTCACGATCGCGCCGGGAACGATGGTCATCGCCATCGACGGCGAGACCCAGACCACCGCCTGGCACGACCTCTACGACGACCCCGAGGCGTACGGTCTGACGTACCCGGAACTCAGCCAGGTGCGCATCCCTTTCGAGCTGTACATCGACCTTGCTCCGGCGGACGCGCGGCAGATCTTCTACGACCGCAACGTGCAGGGTGTGGCTGTCGCGAAGAACCTCGCGATGTCCATGGACCAGCGCGACTTCGGCACCCGGCTCGCGCATCTGGTCGCCGACTCGGTCAGGGTGGACGTGGACGGGCAGCGGGTTCCGTTCGCGCGACTCGTCAATGTCAGCAAGCGACAGGTGTCCGCGAGCGACCGTGAGGTCGTCACCCTCTCCGCGCTGCGGGCCCTCGTCGTCACTGCGCTCTACGGACGGAACGGTCTGCAGAGGTCCGCCGAGTCCGTACACGAGGACGAGCTGCCGGCCGGGTACCGGACCGAGCAGGTCGAGGCCGCGGTCGTACCGGTCCTCGGGGAGTTGATCACCCGCCACGCCCGGGACTTCATCGAGCGCACCGCCATCACCGCGCCGGCCGTCCTCGCCGGCATCGGCATCGCCGTCCACCACGCCATGCCGTGGTCCGACCCGGCGTCCGCCTTCCGTACGGACGACCTGGTCCGCCTCCTCGACGGCATCCGCTGGGAGCGGGAGGCGAAGTACTGGGACGGGGTCGCGGCCAAGACCGGCACCTCCGGCCGCCTCAACTTCAGCGGCGGGGTGAAGGACTCCGGCGGCCGGGTCGCCGACGCGATCCTCTACCCCGCCACCGAGGCGGGCCGGAGGATCCGCGGCCTCTGA
- a CDS encoding Hsp70 family protein, whose translation MTYGIDFGTSNSVVARWTGSATEVVRVDSAALPAEWNRPGFDELFPSVVSLRDIQRTLVFGWSAKCETAEPQDAVKRMLASRPRAMEEGGLTPAGTVPEEHEVWLGDEPFRSTAVAAALFDRMRAGVRRNLRDMEEAVVTVPANATGAARYRTRAAARLAGIKVKALINEPTAAAISYAHDFPGEGRFLVFDWGGGTIDVTVLEHYDGIFDEMASRGITALGGLEFDEELVKLVLTKLGTHPERLTRQEARRWRRHVELTKIALSQPDTDQVLFEPLGGHAPVVIHREEFEEAVQPLVRRALIPLEECLQDVGLTADDLDAVLMIGGTSQIPLVRREVERALGREVVDARLCKPMTAVARGAAITAAEIDGLVPDTTISVATSHDLGLSFEAGGQRGFATLIPRYSTLPARGTRSAMPAVRGASKVVLEIVEGDGKRAADDERTFPLARLELPVPQPNADPSSNVFDVDYHYDRSGILKVHAKARHSGTVILDEELDCFGPDGTPIAHGLDRELERLLRRIDEPAVPVAVPQPSYEEVVSFETQAAEEPAGADSPALVVDGRGIMTAGRTAASPRAPSMRLLGSALTAIRRRFPDHRVVTVIGTDLADAVEYDERHLVDRAIDEGLIVTVPSASPQAVLNVAQQLDAVVVSMDNMTRFRTPHPWVGEKGRFVKLARVERDWVFV comes from the coding sequence ATGACGTACGGCATCGACTTCGGTACGAGCAACTCCGTCGTCGCCCGGTGGACGGGCAGCGCCACCGAGGTAGTCCGGGTGGACAGCGCCGCCCTGCCCGCCGAGTGGAACAGGCCCGGCTTCGACGAACTCTTCCCGTCCGTCGTTTCACTGCGGGACATCCAGCGAACGCTGGTCTTCGGCTGGTCGGCCAAGTGTGAGACGGCAGAGCCGCAGGACGCGGTCAAGCGCATGCTGGCCTCCCGGCCGCGCGCCATGGAGGAGGGCGGCCTCACCCCGGCGGGCACGGTGCCGGAGGAACACGAGGTCTGGCTCGGCGATGAGCCGTTCCGCAGCACCGCGGTGGCCGCCGCGCTCTTCGACCGGATGCGGGCCGGCGTGCGCCGGAACCTGCGGGACATGGAAGAGGCGGTCGTCACGGTGCCGGCGAACGCCACCGGAGCCGCGCGCTACCGTACCCGGGCCGCGGCACGGCTCGCCGGAATCAAGGTGAAGGCACTGATCAACGAGCCGACGGCAGCGGCGATCAGTTATGCCCACGACTTTCCCGGGGAGGGCCGGTTCCTCGTTTTCGACTGGGGCGGCGGCACAATTGACGTCACCGTCCTCGAGCACTACGACGGCATCTTCGACGAGATGGCCTCGCGCGGGATCACCGCCCTCGGCGGGCTCGAGTTCGACGAGGAACTGGTGAAGTTGGTGCTCACCAAACTCGGCACCCACCCCGAGCGCCTGACGCGGCAGGAGGCTCGCCGCTGGCGGCGTCATGTCGAGCTGACCAAGATCGCATTGTCGCAGCCGGACACGGATCAGGTGCTCTTCGAGCCGCTCGGGGGCCATGCTCCTGTGGTCATCCACCGCGAGGAGTTCGAGGAGGCGGTGCAGCCGCTGGTGCGCCGCGCGCTCATCCCTTTGGAGGAGTGTCTGCAGGACGTGGGGCTCACCGCCGACGACCTCGACGCCGTCTTGATGATCGGTGGCACCTCGCAGATTCCGTTGGTACGCAGGGAGGTAGAGCGGGCGCTGGGGCGTGAGGTGGTGGACGCCCGCCTGTGCAAGCCGATGACCGCTGTCGCTCGTGGAGCGGCCATCACGGCCGCCGAGATCGACGGCCTGGTTCCGGACACCACCATTTCGGTTGCCACCAGCCATGACCTCGGTCTGTCCTTCGAGGCGGGCGGTCAGCGCGGGTTCGCCACGTTGATTCCGCGCTACTCGACGCTGCCGGCGCGCGGCACTCGCAGTGCCATGCCCGCGGTGCGCGGGGCTTCCAAGGTGGTCCTGGAGATCGTCGAGGGCGACGGGAAACGAGCCGCGGACGACGAGCGGACGTTTCCGCTCGCCCGGTTGGAACTTCCGGTGCCCCAGCCGAACGCTGACCCGTCGAGCAACGTGTTCGACGTCGACTACCACTACGACCGCAGCGGCATCCTCAAGGTCCATGCCAAGGCCAGGCACAGCGGCACCGTCATCCTCGACGAGGAACTCGACTGCTTCGGTCCCGACGGTACGCCGATCGCCCACGGACTCGACAGGGAGCTGGAACGGCTGCTCCGGCGCATCGACGAACCAGCCGTTCCCGTCGCTGTCCCCCAGCCGTCTTACGAGGAGGTGGTGTCATTCGAGACACAGGCCGCGGAGGAACCGGCGGGCGCCGACTCTCCCGCCTTGGTCGTCGACGGTCGCGGCATCATGACGGCAGGGCGCACCGCTGCCTCGCCGCGCGCCCCCAGCATGCGACTGCTGGGTTCGGCCCTGACTGCGATCCGACGTCGTTTCCCGGACCACCGTGTCGTCACCGTGATCGGTACCGACCTGGCTGACGCCGTCGAATACGACGAGCGGCACCTGGTGGACCGGGCGATCGACGAGGGACTTATCGTGACCGTTCCCTCCGCCTCGCCCCAGGCTGTCCTGAACGTGGCGCAGCAGCTCGACGCTGTGGTCGTGTCCATGGACAACATGACGCGGTTCCGTACGCCACATCCCTGGGTCGGGGAGAAAGGGCGGTTCGTGAAGCTGGCCCGAGTGGAGCGTGATTGGGTCTTCGTCTAA